A region of Panicum virgatum strain AP13 chromosome 8N, P.virgatum_v5, whole genome shotgun sequence DNA encodes the following proteins:
- the LOC120686735 gene encoding F-box protein At5g07610-like has translation MPGRTRFSDLHDDLVAAVLARLPLRQVARARLVCRRWHALTAYHSFLRSTASRQTAAGFFVNDHLSVRADYVPFPHGCSTAAENGPAPDLSFIPSAALPGHPQRGVHVSGSCNGLLLLWCPLHRPAGHYACNPLTRELARIPVGEGLRSLNLAFDPSVSPHYKVVGFGHMSDIHVYSSETRSWGAAVYHDRSLFSGLRSVRGVFWNGSMVWTVGHSLVQFVLEGGHLKTIPMPPKRKEGWFCTYIGESAGHLQMIGYTKEEKLTACFEILEMQRGRSEWSHLYRVDLGRVKELHPEIEWPTWDTRSEEHKVIGYLALSPVCVIRGTGEAGKHGVLIFSIPGRIMLYDMKDQRISVVGEVRSSATELRSLCHFEHPWYYFYAYSPSLFTL, from the coding sequence ATGCCCGGGAGGACGCGCTTCTCCGACCTCCACGACGACCTCGTTGCCGCCGTCCTCGCCCGCCTCCCTCTCCGCCAGGTCGCCCGCGCGCGGCTCGTGTGCAGACGGTGGCATGCCCTCACCGCGTACCACAGCTTCCTCCGCAGCACCGCCTCGCGGCAGACTGCCGCCGGGTTCTTCGTCAACGACCACCTCAGCGTCAGGGCCGACTACGTCCCTTTTCCCCACGGCTGCTCGACGGCCGCCGAGAACGGCCCCGCACCGGACCTCTCCTTCATCCCCAGTGCCGCCTTGCCTGGGCATCCACAGCGCGGCGTCCATGTCTCCGGCTCCTGCAACGGGCTCCTGCTCCTCTGGTGCCCGCTCCACCGCCCGGCGGGGCACTACGCCTGCAACCCGCTGACCAGGGAGCTCGCCCGGATCCCGGTGGGGGAGGGGCTGCGCAGCCTCAACCTCGCCTTCGACCCCTCGGTGTCGCCGCACTACAAGGTGGTCGGGTTCGGGCACATGTCGGACATCCATGTCTACTCCTCCGAGACAAGGTCCTGGGGAGCGGCCGTCTACCACGACCGCTCCCTCTTCTCCGGCCTCCGCTCCGTACGCGGAGTCTTCTGGAACGGCTCGATGGTGTGGACGGTGGGGCATTCCCTGGTCCAATTTGTTCTGGAAGGGGGGCATCTGAAGACGATACCCATGCCGCCCAAGAGGAAGGAAGGGTGGTTCTGCACCTACATCGGGGAGTCGGCCGGGCATCTTCAGATGATTGGCTACACGAAGGAGGAGAAGCTCACTGCCTGCTTCGAAATCCTGGAGATGCAGCGTGGTCGGTCCGAGTGGTCGCATCTGTACCGTGTTGATCTTGGTCGGGTGAAAGAACTGCATCCTGAGATTGAATGGCCGACATGGGATACCCGGTCGGAGGAGCACAAGGTGATTGGGTACCTTGCGCTTTCGCCGGTCTGTGTCATCCGAGGAACCGGGGAGGCTGGGAAACATGGGGTCTTGATTTTCAGCATACCAGGAAGGATCATGTTGTACGACATGAAGGACCAGAGGATTTCAGTTGTCGGAGAAGTTAGGAGCTCTGCTACGGAACTGCGCTCCCTGTGCCACTTCGAGCATCCTtggtattacttctatgcttACAGTCCTAGCTTGTTTACTTTGTAG